The sequence AAGGTAATTGTACTAATTTATGATTAAGGTGGCTTTCTTAATGATGCTTTAATTTCAAATAAGGCTAATTTATTCCCAGCTGAATTAAAACTGGATAAGTTTAAAAACTCAGATGGATACCTTCATAAATTCAAAAAGAGGCATGGTTTTCGAATGACCAAGTTACATGGAGAAATGAGAACTAATGATCCAGTAGATGTCGacttatttattgaaaaattcataGAAATATCAAAGGGTTATAATGCCGATCAAATTTATAACTTGGACGAAACGGGATTGTATTACAAGCTGATTCCTTCGAAGAGTATTTGTAGAAACAGATTTCAAGgatacaaaaatttcaaagaTCGTGTTTCTATTATGCTATGTTCAAATATGAGTGGAAATCATAAATTGAAACCTGTGATGATCTCGAAACCTAAAATGCCAAGATGCTTTAAATCTTATGACTATAAATGTTTCATTGATTATTATAGCTCAGAACGAGCTTGGATGACAGGAACAATTTTTACTAACTGGCTATTAAACTTTGATTACCatctcaaaaatgaaaaaaagcaaatTTTACTTCTCATGGACAATTGTCCTTCACATTGTGTTCCATCAAATTTggataacataaaaatattgttttttcctCCAAATAGTACTGGTCTTATTCAACCTATGGATTTGggtataataaaaacatttaaaacacaTTTTACTCGACACAAGTTAATGTATTTGACTGATTTGTTGGaacagcaaaatatttcagtATAC is a genomic window of Octopus sinensis unplaced genomic scaffold, ASM634580v1 Contig17100, whole genome shotgun sequence containing:
- the LOC115231002 gene encoding tigger transposable element-derived protein 6-like, with translation GFLNDALISNKANLFPAELKLDKFKNSDGYLHKFKKRHGFRMTKLHGEMRTNDPVDVDLFIEKFIEISKGYNADQIYNLDETGLYYKLIPSKSICRNRFQGYKNFKDRVSIMLCSNMSGNHKLKPVMISKPKMPRCFKSYDYKCFIDYYSSERAWMTGTIFTNWLLNFDYHLKNEKKQILLLMDNCPSHCVPSNLDNIKILFFPPNSTGLIQPMDLGIIKTFKTHFTRHKLMYLTDLLEQQNISVYSSYKKLTLKDTVIFLKMACEDVSEKTIANCFGILSNPFKRIM